The following nucleotide sequence is from Eubacterium sp. 1001713B170207_170306_E7.
GACCACACCGCGCATGGCCTCGCTGACGCCAAAGAGCTTGCCCTGCTCCTCCTCTGTGCCCAGATGGCGTACAAAGCAGATATAGGGCGACCAGAGCGTGGCTGTGGTAAAGAAGCCGTACAGCACATAGAGGACCACCAGTATGTTATAGCCCGGAAAAGTAGACTGCCAGAAGGTCAGCCCTGCCATGGCTAAAAACGAGATGGCCAGCAGAATGCGCGCACTGAAACGGTCGGCCAGGTAACCGCTGACCGGATAACAGAACAGCGCGACCAGGCCGTAGATCGAGCCGAGGGTGCCCAGCTGCAGATTGGTCAGATTAAAGCCGTCCAGCATCTGGTCGTAGAAGAAAAAGCGGAGGTAGGGGATAAAATAAATAATCCCCACCATCACACTGATCAACACCAAAAGAAAATTACGTTTTCCCTTACTCATAACATCCCCCTTAAATCTGGTCCCGGTAAGCTTCCGGCAAATACGGCCTCAGCAGCGCTTCCTGCTCTTTTGTGATTTCCGGCGCCCGGTAGGCCTCAATTCTCTCCCGCACCTTTTTGCCCACATTTTCCTTCAGTCCGGCCCGGCCCTTATTCTGCCAGTCGTTGGCGTCCGCCTTGTTCAGGTACTGGGTGAGATAAAATTCCTCACGGTACATTTTCGGCGTTCTGCCCGACAGGAAACTGCCCCTTGGCCCGGTTTTCTCAATTTCTTTAAAGCAGATTTTCTTATCGGTTACGTCAATGCCCCGGTGAATCCGTTCGGCATAGGCAAAGATTTCCTCGTCCATCAGCATTTTTTCAAAGCTGACGATATTGTATGTCCCCAGACAGCCTGTGCTGTGAAGGATCATATCCGGCTCTGCCTCCACGGTCGCCTCTGTCATCATCATGGATTCCATGCCTGCCTGGAAATCGAGGTCCTTGGCGTCGCTGATGGCGCCGCCGGCCCGGAAGGGCACATGATAATAATCGGCCAGAGCCGCTGTGCCGTAAATCATCAGCGCGGCCTCTGGATTTCCCATGCTCAGCTGAATGGTTCTCAAATCCGTTGAGCCGGACACATTGGCGTAAATCATCGGTGTTCCGGGCTTTAAGAGCTGGGTAAAAACAAAACCCGCCAGAATCTCCGCATTCACCATGGTCAGAATCGAGGCGATTGACGGCGGAGCTGTTAAAACCGGCATCACACAGGATGCCAGCCAGACTCCTTGATTTTCGCTGCAGGTACCGATGATCCGCTCAATGGGGGCATGGTCATAGCAGAGCGGTGAAAGGGGATTGATCCCCACCGAGGCCAGACATTTGTCCTCAACGCCCTCAAACCGCTTCATCAGGCGGATACCCCCGGCCATGGCCTCCCGCAGGCTGCCCTTTTCCGCCGAGGTGTCCGGAATGGCAAAGGGGAAGGGTTTGTTGGAATATTTCATGAGCATCGCCAGGTAAGAATAGCGCTTTACATCATCGGAGAAGCCTTCCGTTTCTGTAAAAAAATTAACGTGGTTGCAGTCGAGCAGCGGACTGGTATCAATGAGCTTAAACAGGTCGATAATATCCTGATTGAGTATCTTGCGGATATTGCCGTGATCTTCGATAAAAGCCGGACAGCCCACCGGCAGCTTGACCATGCTGCCGCCGCCGACCGCCACAGTTCCCCTGCCAGAGTACAGCGTAAAGGTCTCCGGAACCGTCGACAAAGCCGCGCGCACATCCTTCTCACCCATATAGACAACATCACCCTCGACCCGGATGCCGTGTCTCCTGAAAATTTCCAGAGCTTCCTCATGCTCGAACTTAACCCCGACGTTTTCAAGAATACGAATGGTATTCTCATGAATTAATTCAACGTCCTCTTTTGCAATAAACTGTTCATATTTTTTCATCTTATTCCTCCCAAATGCAGCAGCATTAAATCTTGATCTTTAGTAAATGCAATTTTTATGCCAAAAATATACCGTAAATAATGGGACTTACCGCTTTAAAACACCGTAATTTTATTTTTTTACTTGGTTTTTCTTTTATTTTTGTTCAAAATATTGACATTGTCATAAAAAGCAACAAATCTAAAAACTCTGTTTTTAACGAAAATTTAACTATATAGAGAAAGGCTGTCCAAAATAATGACGCTTCTTAAAATTTTATTTTAAAAACAGCCGCAAGGGATAATATTTATCTTTAAAATCAAAAAAACACTTGCTTAAATTAGAGTAAATATTTGTCCACTCCAATGGATTTCGTTGACATTTCCTCTTGATAAGCGTATGATTATTTTAAAAGAACATATGTTTTAAAAAGAAAGTTTATTCGAAAGGTGGGAGTCTATGTCATTATTAGAAAAAGACGACACGGTTATCAGCTTAAAGGCCGAGCTGACCATTATCCAGGAGGAGATTATCCGTCTTGCTCAGCTAGAAGAAAAATGGCTGCGTTTGTCTGAAAAAACACCCTATACCAGGGTCGAAAGAAAAAAACAAATCCTCAAACAGCTAACGCTTATCCGCGAGGCTATTGATGAACAGCGCCGCCAGGAGCGTTTACTTGAAAAAAGCCTTAAAATTATTCTTGAGGCCATCCCCAAGCTTAAAAACATTCAGAAAAAAGTATTTTACATGCAGCGCTATACCGGAAAATCGCTGGTACAGATCGCCGAGGAGCTCGAGTATGACTATGATTATATCCGCCATGTCGCTGCAAAAGCAAATCAGGTGATGAAACGTCCGATCAGATAATCAAATGCTCCCACTCGCCCCAAAGAGCCGAAAGGCTCTTTTCTTTTAGCCAAACGCAGCACAAAGTGCGCACAGCCAGCCTGCAGACACAGTGCTATAATGTTCTTATCGAAAGCATAGCTGTTATCGCGATACAACAACATCAGTAGCCTTCGATAGAAAGGTGGTGATAATCGGAATGAACTTAAAGATTCGATTAAAGAACAAAGCCTTCTGGATTGCCTGTATCGGCCTGATCGTTTTGATCCTGCAGTACGCTCAGGGATTTATCTCAACGGATTTTAACGTGCCTTTAATCGAAAAGATTTTAAACGCAGTTGTCATCTGTGCCGTTGCAATGGGCGTGATTGTCGATCCGACAACCCCCAGCATCAGCGATTCAGAACAGGTATTAAAAAAGAAAGACAAAAGGAAGGAGGTAAAAAATAATGGAGATGACCTTAACACAGGTTCAGGAAGCCCTTAAGCTCTGCAACTACGCGCCGGGGACGGTCGATGGCTATGATGGCCCCGAAACCCAGGCGGCGGTGAGACGGGCCCAGGAAGGCTATGGCATCGAGGCTGACGGCATTGCCGGTCCGGTGACAAAAGACCATCTGTCCGGGCAGGTACGCGGCATACAGGCGCAGTTAAACGCAAAAGGCTGCGGCTGCCCGGTGGATGGTCTTCCAGGCCCCTTAACCGATGCGGCCGTCAAAGCATTGCAGGTCGATTTTGGACTCGCAGCAGACGGCATCGTCGGCTATAACACTGAAGCCGCCCTGTTTGACTATGCCGCAGGCGATCCGGCGCCGGCTTTTGATCCACAGGAACAGGTAACCGAGCATTTTAATATGCAGGAGTTTAAATGTGAGTGCGGCGGCA
It contains:
- a CDS encoding trimethylamine methyltransferase family protein, with protein sequence MKKYEQFIAKEDVELIHENTIRILENVGVKFEHEEALEIFRRHGIRVEGDVVYMGEKDVRAALSTVPETFTLYSGRGTVAVGGGSMVKLPVGCPAFIEDHGNIRKILNQDIIDLFKLIDTSPLLDCNHVNFFTETEGFSDDVKRYSYLAMLMKYSNKPFPFAIPDTSAEKGSLREAMAGGIRLMKRFEGVEDKCLASVGINPLSPLCYDHAPIERIIGTCSENQGVWLASCVMPVLTAPPSIASILTMVNAEILAGFVFTQLLKPGTPMIYANVSGSTDLRTIQLSMGNPEAALMIYGTAALADYYHVPFRAGGAISDAKDLDFQAGMESMMMTEATVEAEPDMILHSTGCLGTYNIVSFEKMLMDEEIFAYAERIHRGIDVTDKKICFKEIEKTGPRGSFLSGRTPKMYREEFYLTQYLNKADANDWQNKGRAGLKENVGKKVRERIEAYRAPEITKEQEALLRPYLPEAYRDQI
- a CDS encoding phage holin is translated as MNLKIRLKNKAFWIACIGLIVLILQYAQGFISTDFNVPLIEKILNAVVICAVAMGVIVDPTTPSISDSEQVLKKKDKRKEVKNNGDDLNTGSGSP
- a CDS encoding peptidoglycan-binding protein, whose amino-acid sequence is MEMTLTQVQEALKLCNYAPGTVDGYDGPETQAAVRRAQEGYGIEADGIAGPVTKDHLSGQVRGIQAQLNAKGCGCPVDGLPGPLTDAAVKALQVDFGLAADGIVGYNTEAALFDYAAGDPAPAFDPQEQVTEHFNMQEFKCECGGKYCDGFPVPMNRTLIEKLEQVRRDLGIPLVVTSGVRCEILNAEVGGVPDSYHKLGRAADIAVYAANGYTVDAVADAGEWYGLKTIRYYDRSFVHFQWND